A stretch of Kaistella flava (ex Peng et al. 2021) DNA encodes these proteins:
- a CDS encoding formimidoylglutamase — MNLEDILIPPRAIETEKWQLGNTIFNEIKENSIVLIFCSDYRGIEDGSAEILDFKKVRNELYRLSKLDFEVPVCDLGDLISGKSHQDTHYVLQEVLSMCHNKNAIPVVIGGSNDLALSLFSALNFHQKNINYTQISNLISLVNDGEELTEKNFLSKILSSKTFSIKNYHHLGYQKHLNEMDSVKLMKEVEFDVVRLAELMNSTQTTEPFFRRADLVTLNCDAVESMGDGFSVNPQVNGLNKREICAYMKEIGLSQKLKSVGVFNYNVNSRHFLNHQLLAQMIWHLIEGINIQKSHPVERSYETYWLMIDDEKYAFQRETFSDLWYFGDDEKEESLIPCSLSDYEAAKRGIMNPRLLRN; from the coding sequence ATGAACCTCGAAGATATTCTAATTCCACCAAGAGCAATTGAAACCGAAAAATGGCAACTCGGAAATACTATTTTTAATGAAATAAAGGAAAATTCAATCGTATTGATTTTTTGTTCTGATTATCGTGGAATAGAAGATGGCAGCGCAGAAATTCTCGATTTCAAAAAAGTGAGAAATGAACTTTATCGGTTGTCGAAATTAGATTTTGAAGTTCCAGTTTGTGATTTAGGAGATTTAATTTCCGGGAAATCTCATCAGGATACGCATTATGTTTTGCAGGAGGTTTTATCGATGTGTCATAATAAGAATGCGATTCCTGTAGTTATTGGTGGAAGTAATGATCTGGCTCTTTCGCTTTTTTCAGCCTTAAATTTTCATCAAAAGAATATTAACTATACTCAGATTTCTAACCTTATTTCATTGGTAAATGATGGCGAGGAATTAACAGAGAAAAATTTCCTGTCTAAAATTTTAAGTTCAAAAACCTTTAGCATAAAAAATTATCATCATCTCGGTTATCAGAAACATTTGAATGAAATGGATTCTGTGAAATTGATGAAAGAAGTTGAATTCGATGTCGTTCGTTTGGCTGAATTAATGAACAGTACACAAACAACAGAGCCGTTTTTCCGTCGGGCAGATTTGGTGACTTTAAATTGTGACGCTGTTGAAAGTATGGGCGATGGTTTTTCTGTAAATCCACAAGTTAATGGTTTGAATAAAAGAGAAATCTGTGCTTATATGAAAGAAATCGGACTAAGTCAGAAATTAAAATCGGTTGGAGTTTTTAATTATAATGTCAATTCACGACACTTTCTGAATCATCAGCTTTTAGCACAAATGATTTGGCATTTGATCGAAGGAATTAATATTCAGAAATCGCATCCCGTTGAAAGATCTTACGAAACCTATTGGTTGATGATTGATGACGAGAAATATGCATTCCAGCGCGAGACCTTTAGTGATCTTTGGTATTTTGGCGATGATGAGAAAGAAGAGAGTTTAATTCCGTGTTCGCTATCAGATTATGAAGCAGCAAAAAGAGGAATTATGAATCCTCGTCTTCTTAGAAATTAA